A region of Mycolicibacterium brumae DNA encodes the following proteins:
- a CDS encoding Dyp-type peroxidase has product MTLELDDIQHILLTRTPAMTGRYEFLSFDDPVSARRWLGELLDRVQSAADARRTMDASRRWITLAFTWSGLRALGLDEESLDSFPDEFREGMAARAEILGDTGSNAPEHWAGGLAGAELHAIAILFARDEPERLRCVGEHDALLRRCPGVRSLSHLDLNAAPPFDHAHDHFGFRDRISQPVIGGSGEDPTPGSGAPVAAGEFILGYPDETGSLPAQPRPAQLSRNGSYLAYRRLQEHVGLFRDYLAGHAGDPAEQELLAAKLMGRWRSGAPLVLAPDADDPVLGADPLRNNDFGYKEMDPFGYACPLGAHARRLNPRDTAHNMNRRRMIRRGATYGPALPDGDPEDDVERGIAAFIICGSLIRQFEFAQNVWINDDTFHELRNEHDPICGTQDGTMDFTVPKRPIKKVHKGIPAFTTLRGGGYFFLPGLGGLRHLAGIGSGGQR; this is encoded by the coding sequence ATGACGCTCGAACTCGATGACATTCAGCACATTCTGTTGACCCGAACCCCGGCGATGACCGGTCGCTACGAGTTCCTCAGCTTCGACGATCCGGTGTCCGCGCGGCGCTGGCTCGGCGAACTGCTCGACCGGGTGCAGTCCGCGGCCGACGCCCGGCGCACCATGGACGCGTCCCGACGCTGGATCACGCTGGCCTTCACCTGGTCGGGGTTGCGCGCGCTCGGACTCGACGAGGAATCGCTGGACAGCTTTCCCGACGAATTCCGGGAGGGTATGGCCGCCCGCGCGGAGATCTTGGGGGACACCGGCAGCAACGCGCCCGAGCATTGGGCGGGCGGGCTGGCCGGCGCCGAGCTGCACGCCATCGCGATCCTGTTCGCCCGCGACGAGCCGGAACGACTCCGCTGCGTCGGCGAGCACGACGCGCTGCTGCGTCGCTGCCCAGGGGTGCGGTCGCTGTCCCACCTCGACCTCAACGCGGCGCCCCCGTTCGACCACGCGCACGACCACTTCGGCTTCCGGGACCGGATCTCACAACCGGTCATCGGGGGATCCGGAGAGGATCCCACCCCGGGTTCGGGGGCACCGGTGGCGGCCGGCGAGTTCATCCTCGGATATCCCGACGAGACCGGGTCCTTGCCCGCACAGCCGCGCCCGGCGCAATTGTCCCGCAACGGAAGCTACCTGGCGTATCGGCGGCTCCAGGAACACGTCGGGCTGTTCCGGGACTACCTGGCCGGCCACGCGGGCGATCCCGCGGAGCAGGAACTGCTGGCCGCTAAGCTCATGGGGCGCTGGCGCAGCGGAGCCCCGCTGGTACTGGCCCCCGACGCCGACGATCCTGTTCTCGGCGCAGACCCGTTGCGAAACAACGACTTCGGTTACAAGGAGATGGACCCGTTCGGCTATGCCTGCCCGCTGGGCGCGCATGCCCGGCGGCTCAATCCGCGCGACACCGCGCACAACATGAACCGGCGGCGGATGATCCGACGCGGCGCCACCTACGGACCGGCGTTGCCCGACGGCGATCCTGAGGACGACGTAGAGCGCGGAATTGCGGCGTTCATCATCTGTGGCAGTCTGATCCGGCAATTCGAGTTCGCCCAGAATGTTTGGATCAACGACGACACGTTCCACGAACTCAGAAACGAACATGACCCGATCTGCGGGACGCAGGACGGCACGATGGACTTCACCGTGCCCAAGCGCCCGATCAAGAAGGTGCACAAGGGAATCCCGGCCTTCACCACGTTGCGGGGCGGTGGGTACTTCTTCTTGCCCGGGCTGGGCGGCCTGCGCCATCTCGCCGGGATCGGCAGCGGCGGGCAGCGATGA
- a CDS encoding heme-binding protein, giving the protein MMIRSAIAGLSLGAAALVGAGVAAADDPPNCTAADQSGVLAGVTTATSAYLFTHPDVNAFITGLKNLPKDEIRAELRAYGDANPQVRDELRAIRQPIVDFRNRCGGGDNVGLSES; this is encoded by the coding sequence ATGATGATCCGATCCGCCATCGCCGGCCTGTCCCTCGGCGCCGCCGCGCTCGTCGGGGCCGGCGTCGCCGCCGCCGACGACCCGCCGAACTGCACCGCCGCCGACCAGTCCGGGGTGCTGGCCGGCGTCACCACCGCCACCTCGGCCTACCTGTTCACCCACCCGGACGTGAACGCGTTCATCACCGGTCTCAAGAACCTGCCGAAGGACGAGATCCGGGCGGAGCTGCGGGCCTACGGGGACGCGAACCCGCAGGTGCGCGACGAACTGCGCGCCATCCGGCAGCCCATCGTGGACTTCCGGAACCGCTGCGGCGGCGGCGACAACGTCGGACTGTCCGAAAGCTAA
- a CDS encoding LLM class F420-dependent oxidoreductase, which produces MSTRARIDFPSRVGVWWSGDTWAMPAAQQVARDIEEMGYGSLFLPETVAKECLTQSAAYLSATERLVIGTGIANIHVRLPSAAEAGARTLTALHPGRFVLGLGVSHGPLVERGMGGVYTKPLTTMRDYLDRMAAVPEAIEPGVGRPPRLLAALGPKMIELSGAHADGAHPYLVTPEHTRFTRDILGPDKWIVSEQAVSLDPDEAARMAAAHGHLEFYSGLPNYRNSWLRQGFEESDLVRGGSDRLARALVGMGGVERAAAALVAHLDAGADHVVVQVVDGGMGADPRPALRELAGALGL; this is translated from the coding sequence ATGAGCACACGCGCCCGCATCGACTTCCCGTCCCGCGTCGGCGTCTGGTGGTCCGGCGACACCTGGGCCATGCCTGCGGCGCAGCAGGTGGCCCGCGACATCGAGGAGATGGGCTACGGCTCGCTGTTCCTGCCCGAGACCGTCGCCAAAGAATGCCTGACCCAGTCGGCGGCGTACCTGTCGGCCACCGAACGCCTGGTCATCGGCACCGGCATCGCCAACATCCACGTCCGGCTGCCGTCGGCCGCCGAAGCCGGCGCCCGCACCCTGACCGCGCTGCATCCCGGCCGATTCGTGCTGGGGCTCGGCGTCAGCCACGGCCCGCTCGTGGAGCGGGGGATGGGCGGGGTCTACACCAAGCCGCTGACCACCATGCGCGACTACCTGGACCGGATGGCCGCGGTGCCCGAGGCCATCGAACCGGGCGTCGGACGTCCGCCCCGGCTGCTGGCGGCGCTCGGGCCGAAGATGATCGAACTGTCCGGCGCCCACGCCGACGGCGCGCACCCCTACCTGGTCACCCCGGAGCACACCCGGTTCACTCGGGACATCCTCGGCCCGGACAAATGGATCGTCTCCGAGCAGGCGGTGTCGCTGGATCCCGACGAGGCTGCCCGGATGGCCGCCGCGCACGGTCACCTGGAGTTCTACTCCGGGCTGCCGAACTACCGGAATTCCTGGCTGCGGCAGGGCTTCGAGGAGTCCGACCTGGTTCGCGGCGGCTCGGACCGGCTGGCCCGAGCGCTGGTTGGGATGGGCGGGGTGGAGCGGGCCGCGGCGGCGCTCGTCGCGCACCTGGACGCCGGCGCCGACCACGTCGTCGTGCAGGTCGTCGACGGCGGCATGGGCGCCGACCCACGCCCGGCGCTGCGGGAACTCGCCGGGGCGCTCGGGCTTTAG